A section of the Streptomyces sp. NBC_00178 genome encodes:
- a CDS encoding DUF3311 domain-containing protein: protein MSEKTEAKPPTVTPARVVIALCLIAPFVAMLWVGSYAKVNPTFIGIPFFYWYQMLWVLISTSLTMVAYKLWQRDQRARKGGASA from the coding sequence ATGTCAGAAAAAACCGAGGCGAAACCACCAACAGTGACACCCGCGAGGGTGGTCATCGCGCTGTGCCTGATCGCACCGTTCGTGGCGATGCTCTGGGTGGGCTCGTACGCCAAGGTGAACCCGACCTTCATCGGTATCCCCTTCTTCTACTGGTACCAGATGCTCTGGGTGCTCATCTCGACCTCGCTCACCATGGTCGCCTACAAGCTGTGGCAGCGTGACCAGCGCGCCCGCAAGGGAGGTGCTTCCGCATGA
- a CDS encoding carbohydrate ABC transporter permease, translating to MTVQTERPPSGPTDVVKGTGAAPGKPAARGRSRATAPYLLLLPPVAVTLVFLGWPLIENTLLSFQNLNMRQLIQHLTEWNGIDNYKEILGSEEFWDVTVRSTVFTAVNVALTMVFGTLIGLLLARLGKRMRVALLIGLVLAWAMPVVASTTVYQWLFASRFGVVNWVLDKAGFHSMADYNWTGGQFSTFFVITVLIVWMSIPFVAINLYAATTTIPKELYEAASLDGAGPWKSFTSVTMPFLKPFLFATTFLEVIWIFKAFVQVFAINQGGPDRLTEILPVYAYIEGVGNQHYGMGSAIAMLTIVILLLLTSSYLRIVLKQEEDEL from the coding sequence ATGACCGTGCAGACCGAACGGCCGCCTTCAGGTCCGACGGACGTGGTGAAGGGGACCGGTGCAGCGCCGGGCAAGCCGGCGGCCCGTGGCAGATCCCGCGCGACGGCCCCGTACCTGCTGCTGTTGCCGCCGGTGGCCGTGACCCTGGTGTTCCTCGGCTGGCCGCTGATCGAGAACACCCTGCTGTCGTTCCAGAACCTCAACATGAGGCAGCTGATCCAGCACCTCACCGAGTGGAACGGGATCGACAACTACAAGGAGATCCTCGGCAGCGAGGAATTCTGGGACGTCACCGTCCGCTCGACCGTCTTCACGGCCGTCAACGTCGCCCTGACCATGGTCTTCGGCACGCTGATCGGGCTCCTGCTGGCCCGCCTCGGCAAGCGTATGCGCGTCGCGCTCCTCATCGGCCTGGTGCTCGCCTGGGCGATGCCCGTCGTGGCCTCGACCACCGTCTACCAGTGGCTCTTCGCCTCCCGGTTCGGTGTCGTCAACTGGGTCCTGGACAAGGCCGGCTTCCACTCGATGGCCGACTACAACTGGACCGGCGGCCAGTTCTCCACGTTCTTCGTCATCACCGTGCTCATCGTGTGGATGTCGATCCCGTTCGTCGCGATCAATCTCTACGCCGCGACGACGACGATCCCCAAGGAGCTCTACGAGGCCGCCTCGCTCGACGGCGCCGGCCCGTGGAAGAGCTTCACCTCGGTCACCATGCCGTTCCTCAAGCCGTTCCTCTTCGCGACGACGTTCCTGGAGGTCATCTGGATCTTCAAGGCGTTCGTCCAGGTCTTCGCGATCAACCAGGGCGGACCGGACCGGCTCACCGAGATCCTGCCGGTCTACGCCTACATCGAGGGTGTCGGGAACCAGCACTACGGCATGGGTTCGGCGATCGCGATGCTCACCATCGTGATCCTGCTCCTGCTGACGTCCTCCTACCTCCGGATCGTTCTCAAGCAAGAGGAGGACGAGCTGTGA
- a CDS encoding GntR family transcriptional regulator, whose product MGADGGSSTGETGAATRTARVPKYYRLKRHLLEMTDTMPPGTPVPPERTLAAEFDTSRTTVRQALQELVVEGRLERIQGKGTFVAKPKVSQALQLTSYTEDMRAQGLEPTSQLLDIGYVTADDTLAGLLDITAGGRVLRIERLRLASGEPMAIETTHLSAKRFPALRRSLVKYTSLYTALAEVYDVRLAEAEETIETSLATPREAGLLGTDVGLPMLMLSRHSVDGHGEPVEWVRSVYRGDRYKFVARLKRPTD is encoded by the coding sequence ATGGGTGCCGACGGGGGCAGCAGTACGGGCGAGACCGGTGCGGCTACGCGCACGGCACGCGTCCCCAAGTACTACAGGCTCAAGCGCCATCTCCTGGAGATGACGGACACCATGCCGCCCGGCACCCCCGTGCCGCCCGAGAGGACCCTGGCCGCCGAGTTCGACACCTCCCGCACCACGGTGCGCCAGGCGCTCCAGGAACTCGTCGTCGAGGGCCGGCTGGAACGCATCCAGGGCAAGGGGACCTTCGTCGCCAAGCCGAAGGTCTCGCAGGCCCTGCAACTCACCTCGTACACCGAGGACATGCGCGCCCAGGGCCTCGAACCCACGTCCCAGCTCCTGGACATCGGCTATGTGACCGCGGACGACACGCTCGCCGGGCTGCTGGACATCACCGCGGGGGGCCGGGTGCTGCGGATCGAGCGGCTGCGGCTCGCCAGCGGTGAGCCGATGGCGATCGAGACCACGCACCTCTCGGCGAAGCGCTTCCCCGCGCTGCGCCGTTCCCTGGTGAAGTACACGTCGCTCTACACCGCGCTGGCCGAGGTGTACGACGTCCGGCTCGCCGAGGCCGAGGAGACCATCGAGACCTCGCTCGCCACGCCGCGCGAGGCCGGGCTGCTGGGCACGGACGTCGGGCTGCCGATGCTCATGCTGTCCCGGCACTCGGTCGACGGGCACGGCGAGCCGGTGGAGTGGGTGCGCTCGGTCTACCGGGGCGACCGGTACAAGTTCGTCGCCCGCCTGAAGCGTCCCACCGACTGA
- a CDS encoding WhiB family transcriptional regulator has translation MDWRHNAVCREEDPELFFPIGNTGPALLQIEEAKAVCRRCPVMEQCLQWALESGQDSGVWGGLSEDERRAMKRRAARNRARNASA, from the coding sequence ATGGACTGGCGTCACAACGCCGTTTGTCGTGAGGAAGACCCCGAGCTGTTCTTCCCCATCGGCAACACCGGTCCTGCGCTGCTGCAGATCGAGGAAGCCAAGGCCGTCTGCCGTCGCTGCCCCGTCATGGAGCAGTGCCTGCAGTGGGCGCTCGAGTCCGGTCAGGACTCCGGCGTCTGGGGTGGCCTCAGCGAGGACGAGCGCCGCGCAATGAAGCGCCGCGCCGCTCGCAACCGGGCGCGTAACGCCAGCGCCTGA
- the mctP gene encoding monocarboxylate uptake permease MctP, which yields MKDGVNGVALAVFIFFFLAVTVIGFMAARWRKAENEASLDEWGLGGRSFGTWVTWFLLGGDLYTAYTFVAVPAAIYAAGAAGFFAVPYTILVYPLIFTFLPRLWSVSHKHGYVTTSDFVRGRFGSKGLSLAVALTGILATMPYIALQLVGIQAVLDVMGVGGGENTHWFVKDLPLLIAFAVLAAYTYSSGLRAPALIAFVKDGLIYLVIAVAIIYIPIKLGGFDDIFAKAGEAFAQTNEATGKPRGALVPGEMGQWGYATLALGSALALFMYPHSITATLSSRSREVIRRNTTILPLYSLMLGLLALLGFMAIAAGIKVDNGQLAIPQLFETMFPDWFAGVAFAAIGIGALVPAAIMSIAAANLFTRNIYKDFIKPDATPAQETKVSKLVSLLVKVGALAFVLTMDKTVAINFQLLGGIWILQTMPALVGGLFTRWFHRWALIAGWAVGMIYGTVAAYGVASPTQKHFGGSSKEIPGIGEIGYIGLTAIVLNIVVVVVLTFVLNALKAPAGIDETSPSDYTADVGEPGVKVTLPPATVGAPGGEPEPLERL from the coding sequence ATGAAGGACGGCGTGAACGGCGTCGCACTCGCCGTGTTCATCTTCTTCTTCCTGGCCGTCACGGTCATCGGATTCATGGCCGCGCGCTGGCGCAAGGCCGAGAACGAGGCGAGCCTCGACGAATGGGGTCTGGGCGGCCGGTCGTTCGGCACCTGGGTCACCTGGTTCCTGCTCGGCGGCGACCTGTACACCGCGTACACCTTCGTCGCGGTCCCCGCGGCGATCTACGCGGCCGGTGCGGCGGGCTTCTTCGCCGTGCCGTACACGATCCTCGTCTACCCGCTGATCTTCACCTTCCTGCCCCGCCTGTGGTCGGTGTCGCACAAGCACGGGTACGTCACCACCTCGGACTTCGTCCGCGGCCGCTTCGGCTCGAAGGGCCTCTCACTGGCGGTCGCCCTCACGGGCATCCTCGCCACCATGCCGTACATCGCGCTCCAGCTGGTCGGCATCCAGGCCGTGCTGGACGTCATGGGCGTCGGCGGCGGCGAGAACACCCACTGGTTCGTCAAGGACCTGCCGCTGCTGATCGCGTTCGCGGTCCTCGCCGCGTACACGTACTCCTCGGGACTGCGGGCCCCCGCGCTCATCGCGTTCGTCAAGGACGGCCTGATCTACCTGGTCATCGCGGTGGCCATCATCTACATCCCGATCAAACTCGGCGGCTTCGACGACATCTTCGCGAAGGCCGGCGAGGCGTTCGCCCAGACCAACGAGGCGACGGGCAAACCGAGGGGCGCGCTCGTGCCCGGGGAGATGGGCCAGTGGGGCTACGCGACGCTGGCACTGGGCTCCGCGCTCGCGCTCTTCATGTACCCGCACTCGATCACGGCGACGCTCTCCAGCCGCAGCCGTGAGGTGATCCGGCGCAACACCACGATCCTGCCGCTGTACTCCCTGATGCTGGGCCTGCTCGCCCTGCTCGGGTTCATGGCGATCGCGGCCGGGATCAAGGTCGACAACGGGCAGCTGGCGATCCCCCAGCTGTTCGAGACCATGTTCCCCGACTGGTTCGCGGGTGTGGCCTTCGCCGCGATCGGGATCGGCGCCCTGGTGCCGGCCGCGATCATGTCGATCGCCGCGGCGAACCTCTTCACCAGGAACATCTACAAGGACTTCATCAAGCCCGACGCGACACCGGCCCAGGAGACCAAGGTCTCCAAGCTGGTCTCGCTGCTCGTCAAGGTGGGCGCGCTCGCCTTCGTCCTCACCATGGACAAGACGGTCGCGATCAACTTCCAGCTGCTCGGCGGGATCTGGATCCTCCAGACCATGCCGGCGCTGGTGGGCGGCCTGTTCACCCGGTGGTTCCACCGCTGGGCCCTGATCGCAGGCTGGGCCGTCGGCATGATCTACGGCACGGTGGCCGCGTACGGCGTCGCCAGCCCGACGCAGAAGCACTTCGGCGGCTCCTCGAAGGAGATCCCCGGCATCGGCGAGATCGGCTACATCGGTCTCACCGCGATCGTGCTGAACATCGTCGTCGTGGTCGTGCTGACCTTCGTCCTGAACGCGCTGAAGGCCCCGGCGGGTATCGACGAGACCTCGCCGTCCGACTACACCGCGGACGTCGGCGAGCCCGGCGTCAAGGTCACGCTCCCGCCGGCCACGGTGGGTGCGCCGGGAGGCGAGCCCGAGCCCCTGGAACGCCTGTAG
- a CDS encoding sensor histidine kinase, whose protein sequence is MNDLVHQHTALSDTDLEWLHLLVSEWQLLSDLSFADLVLWVPTRDGTRYVSVAQMRPNTGPTSYQDDMVGHLVPRGRRPLLDAALDEGRIVREGDPEWREEVPVRVESIPVRREGRILGVIARNTNLLTVRTPSRLELTYLQSASDLAQMIAAGTFPFPGQQVDMDASPRVGDGLIRLDADGVVQYASPNGLSAYHRLGLASDLVGHHLGATTAELAPSRGPVDEALVKVASGYAPREFEVEGAGGVIQLRAIPLKPKGVRIGSLVLLRDVTELRRRERELITKDATIREIHHRVKNNLQTVAALLRLQARRMDSERGREALNEAVRRVGSIAIVHETLSQNLDERVQFDEIADRVIAMVAEISPGKVTCRRSGRFGILDAEVATPLSMVLTEVLQNALEHAFTVAEQGTVEVSAVRGGSPSEGRLLITVTDDGRGLPEGFDPQRAGNLGLQIVRTLVEGELGGTFGMVPAPERGTQVVLDVPVRNDK, encoded by the coding sequence ATGAACGACCTCGTCCACCAGCACACAGCCCTGAGTGACACCGACCTCGAGTGGCTCCATCTGCTGGTCTCGGAGTGGCAGCTGCTCTCCGACCTGTCCTTCGCCGACCTCGTCCTGTGGGTGCCCACCCGCGACGGGACCCGCTATGTGTCCGTGGCGCAGATGCGGCCCAACACCGGCCCCACCTCCTACCAGGACGACATGGTCGGGCACCTGGTGCCGCGCGGCCGCCGCCCGCTGCTGGACGCCGCCCTGGACGAGGGCCGGATCGTGCGGGAGGGCGACCCCGAGTGGCGGGAGGAGGTGCCCGTACGGGTCGAGTCGATCCCCGTACGGCGCGAGGGCCGGATCCTCGGGGTGATCGCCCGCAACACCAACCTGCTCACCGTGCGGACCCCCTCCCGGCTGGAGCTCACCTACCTCCAGTCCGCGTCCGACCTGGCCCAGATGATCGCCGCCGGCACCTTCCCCTTCCCCGGCCAGCAGGTCGACATGGACGCCTCGCCACGCGTGGGGGACGGACTGATCAGGCTCGACGCGGACGGCGTGGTCCAGTACGCCAGCCCGAACGGCCTCTCGGCGTACCACCGGCTCGGTCTGGCATCGGACCTCGTCGGCCACCACCTGGGCGCGACGACCGCCGAACTCGCGCCGTCGCGCGGCCCGGTCGACGAGGCCCTGGTCAAGGTGGCGAGCGGATACGCCCCCAGGGAGTTCGAGGTGGAGGGCGCCGGCGGGGTCATCCAGCTGCGGGCCATCCCGCTGAAGCCCAAGGGTGTGCGCATCGGTTCGCTGGTGCTCCTGCGCGACGTCACGGAACTCCGGCGCCGCGAGCGGGAATTGATCACGAAGGACGCCACCATCCGGGAGATCCACCACCGGGTGAAGAACAACCTCCAGACGGTGGCCGCCCTGTTGCGCCTCCAGGCGCGCCGGATGGACTCCGAGCGGGGCCGCGAGGCGCTCAACGAGGCGGTGCGGCGCGTCGGCTCGATCGCGATCGTCCATGAGACGCTGTCCCAGAACCTGGACGAGCGGGTGCAGTTCGACGAGATCGCCGACCGCGTGATCGCCATGGTCGCCGAGATCTCGCCCGGAAAGGTGACCTGCCGACGATCGGGCCGCTTCGGGATTCTCGACGCCGAGGTGGCGACGCCGCTGTCGATGGTGCTGACCGAGGTGCTGCAGAACGCACTGGAACACGCGTTCACCGTGGCCGAGCAGGGCACGGTCGAGGTCTCCGCGGTGCGCGGCGGGTCACCCTCCGAGGGCCGGCTGCTGATCACCGTCACGGACGACGGACGTGGGCTGCCCGAGGGATTCGACCCGCAGCGCGCCGGGAACCTGGGTCTCCAGATCGTGCGGACGCTGGTCGAGGGCGAGTTGGGCGGCACGTTCGGCATGGTCCCCGCGCCGGAGCGTGGCACCCAGGTGGTCCTGGACGTCCCCGTCCGGAACGACAAGTAG
- a CDS encoding extracellular solute-binding protein, producing MKRKLIAAIGVAGMMVSMAACGSDDGGSDSSGKKSGPDSYKGQTLTVWAMDGSTPEQWQKDLTAAFEKKTGAKVKFEVQQWNGIQQKLTTALSEENPPDVFEIGNTQTAAYAKTGGLADLGDLKSEIGGDWAANLNEAAVVDGKQYAAPWYFANRVVLYNKTVFADAGVTETPKTRDEFFAALDKIKAKGKAEPLYLPGQNWYFFDGLTIGKGADLIKKDGDKWVSNLADPKIGEAMDLYKKYQAYSKAPKDKDEATPQQADVFAKGKTGAFIGMGWEAGTAIAANPAIEKEIGYFTIPGETADKPEGVFLGGSNLAVAEGSAKQDLAKEFLKLALSDQFEGQLAKLNGVIPNKESLNTNLAGNPVAEAAAPSAKVGGTTPLIPEWAAVENAPNPIKTFMTAVLNGKSNAEAAKQVEAEFNKRLAQKQ from the coding sequence GTGAAGCGCAAGCTCATCGCGGCGATCGGCGTCGCGGGCATGATGGTCAGCATGGCGGCGTGTGGCTCCGACGACGGCGGCAGCGACAGCAGCGGCAAGAAGTCCGGTCCGGACAGCTACAAGGGACAGACCCTCACCGTCTGGGCCATGGACGGCTCGACGCCGGAGCAGTGGCAGAAGGATCTTACCGCCGCCTTCGAGAAGAAGACCGGCGCGAAGGTCAAGTTCGAGGTCCAGCAGTGGAACGGCATCCAGCAGAAGCTGACGACCGCCCTCTCCGAGGAGAACCCGCCGGACGTCTTCGAGATCGGCAACACCCAGACCGCGGCGTACGCCAAGACCGGCGGGCTCGCCGACCTCGGTGACCTCAAGTCGGAGATCGGCGGCGACTGGGCCGCCAACCTGAACGAGGCCGCCGTCGTGGACGGCAAGCAGTACGCCGCCCCGTGGTACTTCGCCAACCGCGTGGTCCTCTACAACAAGACGGTCTTCGCGGACGCGGGCGTCACCGAAACCCCCAAGACCCGCGACGAGTTCTTCGCGGCGCTCGACAAGATCAAGGCCAAGGGCAAGGCCGAGCCGCTCTACCTCCCCGGCCAGAACTGGTACTTCTTCGACGGCCTCACCATCGGCAAGGGTGCGGACCTCATCAAGAAGGACGGGGACAAGTGGGTCTCCAACCTCGCCGACCCGAAGATCGGCGAGGCGATGGACCTGTACAAGAAGTACCAGGCCTACTCCAAGGCCCCCAAGGACAAGGACGAGGCGACCCCGCAGCAGGCCGACGTCTTCGCCAAGGGCAAGACCGGCGCCTTCATCGGCATGGGCTGGGAGGCCGGCACGGCGATCGCGGCCAACCCGGCCATCGAGAAGGAGATCGGCTACTTCACCATCCCGGGTGAGACGGCCGACAAGCCCGAGGGCGTCTTCCTCGGCGGCTCCAACCTCGCCGTGGCCGAGGGCAGCGCGAAGCAGGACCTCGCCAAGGAGTTCCTGAAGCTCGCGCTCTCCGACCAGTTCGAGGGCCAGCTCGCCAAGCTGAACGGCGTCATCCCGAACAAGGAGTCGCTGAACACGAACCTGGCCGGCAACCCGGTCGCCGAGGCCGCCGCGCCGTCCGCCAAGGTCGGCGGCACCACGCCGCTGATCCCCGAGTGGGCCGCGGTCGAGAACGCCCCCAACCCGATCAAGACCTTCATGACGGCGGTCCTGAACGGCAAGTCGAACGCCGAGGCCGCCAAGCAGGTCGAGGCGGAGTTCAACAAGCGCCTCGCGCAGAAGCAGTAA
- a CDS encoding carbohydrate ABC transporter permease: protein MKRSASSRFSRIWPNATAVLLIIGFVFPVYWMFATAFKPTPDIVADDPVWFPTNFTFEHFRTAVDADNFWTMVRNSLTVTVLAVTFSLILALAGSFALARMRFKGRKGFIVGFMVAQMAPWEVMVIAIYFIVRDSDMLNSLIPLTVFYMVMVLPFTLLTLRGFVAAVPRELEESAMVDGCTRPQAFVKVILPLLAPGLMSTSMFGFITAWNEFPLVLVLNKQAESQTLPLWLSQFQTQFGDDWGATMAASSIFAVPILVLFVFLQRKAVSGLTDGAVKG from the coding sequence GTGAAGCGCTCGGCTTCGTCACGGTTCAGCCGCATCTGGCCCAACGCCACGGCGGTCCTGCTGATCATCGGTTTCGTCTTCCCCGTGTACTGGATGTTCGCGACGGCCTTCAAGCCGACGCCGGACATCGTCGCGGACGACCCGGTCTGGTTCCCCACGAACTTCACGTTCGAGCACTTCCGGACCGCCGTCGACGCGGACAACTTCTGGACGATGGTCCGCAACTCCCTCACGGTCACGGTCCTCGCCGTGACGTTCTCCCTGATCCTCGCGCTGGCCGGCTCGTTCGCCCTGGCCCGGATGCGCTTCAAGGGACGCAAGGGATTCATCGTCGGCTTCATGGTCGCCCAGATGGCGCCCTGGGAAGTCATGGTCATCGCGATCTACTTCATCGTCCGCGACTCGGACATGCTCAACAGCCTGATCCCGCTGACGGTCTTCTACATGGTCATGGTCCTGCCCTTCACCCTCCTGACGCTGCGCGGCTTCGTCGCCGCGGTGCCCAGGGAGCTGGAGGAGTCGGCCATGGTGGACGGCTGCACCCGTCCGCAGGCGTTCGTCAAGGTGATCCTGCCGCTGCTCGCACCCGGCCTGATGTCCACGTCGATGTTCGGCTTCATCACCGCGTGGAACGAGTTCCCCCTGGTGCTCGTCCTGAACAAGCAGGCGGAGTCCCAGACCCTGCCGCTGTGGCTGTCGCAGTTCCAGACCCAGTTCGGCGACGACTGGGGCGCCACGATGGCCGCCTCCTCGATCTTCGCCGTCCCGATCCTCGTCCTCTTCGTCTTCCTGCAGCGCAAGGCCGTCAGCGGTCTGACCGATGGCGCAGTGAAGGGATAA
- the nagB gene encoding glucosamine-6-phosphate deaminase, translating to MEVVIVPDATAGGELIAEAIGALLSRRPDALLGVATGSTPLPVYQALAAKVRSGAVDASRARICQLDEYVGLPAGHPESYRSVVLREVVEPLGLSEKSFMGPDGTAEDVQAACEAYDRALAEAGGVDLQLLGIGTDGHIGFNEPCSSLASRTRIKTLTEQTRIDNARFFDDDIDQVPHHVITQGIGTILESRHPILLATGEGKADAVARTVEGPVASIVPASALQLHPHATVVVDEAAASKLKLADYFRATYAAKPRWQGL from the coding sequence GTGGAAGTTGTCATCGTCCCGGACGCCACGGCAGGCGGCGAGCTCATCGCGGAGGCCATCGGCGCCCTGCTGAGCCGCAGGCCCGACGCACTTCTCGGCGTTGCCACCGGATCGACCCCGCTGCCCGTCTACCAGGCCCTGGCGGCGAAGGTCCGATCCGGCGCGGTGGACGCCTCGCGTGCCCGCATCTGCCAGCTCGACGAGTACGTCGGGCTGCCGGCCGGCCACCCCGAGTCCTACCGCTCGGTCGTCCTGCGCGAGGTCGTCGAGCCGCTGGGCCTGTCCGAGAAGTCCTTCATGGGCCCGGACGGCACGGCCGAGGACGTCCAGGCCGCCTGCGAGGCGTACGACAGGGCGCTCGCCGAGGCGGGCGGTGTCGACCTCCAGCTGCTCGGCATCGGTACCGACGGGCACATCGGCTTCAACGAGCCCTGCTCGTCGCTCGCCTCCCGCACGCGCATCAAGACGCTGACCGAGCAGACCCGGATCGACAACGCGCGCTTCTTCGACGACGACATCGACCAGGTGCCCCACCACGTCATCACCCAGGGCATCGGCACGATCCTGGAGTCCCGTCACCCGATCCTGCTGGCCACCGGCGAGGGCAAGGCCGACGCGGTGGCCCGCACCGTCGAGGGCCCGGTGGCCTCGATCGTGCCGGCCTCGGCCCTGCAGCTGCACCCGCACGCCACGGTGGTGGTCGACGAGGCCGCCGCGTCGAAGCTGAAGCTGGCGGACTACTTCCGTGCCACCTACGCGGCGAAGCCGCGGTGGCAGGGCCTGTAG
- a CDS encoding glycoside hydrolase family 3 protein codes for MTTLVSTTDTVTRDALAVLQPGFTGTSAPDWLLRRVGEGLASVGLFGRNIHTPEQLAALTARLRAERDDVLVAIDEEGGDVTRLEVRAGSSFPGNLALGAVDDVDLTRAVARELGRRLAECGVNLNWAPSADVNSNPGNPVIGVRSFGADTALVARHTAAYVEGLQSAGVAACTKHFPGHGDTAVDSHHALPRIDVDLDTLHARELVPFRAAIAAGSRSVMSAHILLPALDPTRPATLSPQILTGLLRQELGYEGLIVTDGMEMDAIAGTYGIERGSVLAIAAGADAICVGGGLADEETVLRLRDALVTAVRTGELPEERLADAAARVRALASWTQRARGAASAPGADTQEGTAPGTGAGIGLIAARRAVTVTGAAEPLDAPPYVAALTPVANIAVGEETPWGVAAELARLLPGTATDTYGGEHGSPAAEVLRTAGERRVVAVVRDAHRHAWMGEALDTLVAARPDTIVVEMGLPVAPPRGALHIATHGAARVCGVAAAETITGTRAG; via the coding sequence ATGACCACCCTCGTATCCACCACGGACACCGTCACACGCGACGCGCTCGCCGTGCTCCAGCCCGGGTTCACCGGCACGAGCGCCCCGGACTGGCTCCTGCGCAGGGTCGGCGAAGGCCTGGCCTCCGTCGGGCTGTTCGGCCGGAACATCCACACACCCGAGCAGCTCGCCGCGCTCACCGCCCGGCTGCGGGCCGAACGGGACGACGTACTCGTCGCGATCGACGAGGAGGGCGGCGACGTCACCCGGCTCGAGGTCCGCGCCGGATCGTCGTTCCCCGGCAACCTCGCCCTCGGCGCCGTGGACGACGTGGACCTCACCCGTGCCGTCGCCCGCGAGCTCGGCCGACGGCTGGCCGAGTGCGGCGTCAACCTCAACTGGGCGCCGTCCGCCGACGTCAACTCCAATCCCGGTAACCCGGTCATCGGCGTACGGTCCTTCGGCGCAGACACCGCGCTCGTCGCCCGGCACACCGCCGCGTACGTCGAGGGACTCCAGTCCGCCGGCGTGGCCGCCTGCACCAAGCACTTCCCCGGGCACGGCGACACGGCGGTCGACTCGCACCACGCGCTGCCCCGCATCGACGTGGACCTGGACACGTTGCACGCCCGTGAGCTGGTGCCTTTCCGGGCCGCCATCGCGGCGGGTTCCCGGTCGGTCATGAGCGCGCACATCCTGCTCCCCGCACTCGACCCGACCCGGCCCGCCACCCTGAGCCCGCAGATCCTCACCGGACTCCTGCGCCAGGAACTGGGGTACGAGGGCCTGATCGTCACGGACGGCATGGAGATGGACGCCATCGCCGGTACGTACGGCATCGAGCGCGGCTCCGTCCTCGCGATCGCGGCGGGCGCCGACGCCATCTGCGTCGGCGGCGGGCTCGCCGACGAGGAGACCGTACTGAGGCTGCGCGACGCGCTCGTCACGGCGGTGCGGACGGGTGAACTGCCCGAGGAGCGGCTGGCCGACGCCGCCGCACGTGTACGGGCTCTCGCGTCCTGGACGCAGAGGGCCAGGGGGGCTGCCTCGGCGCCGGGCGCGGACACGCAGGAGGGGACCGCGCCCGGCACCGGAGCCGGCATCGGGCTGATCGCGGCCCGCCGCGCCGTGACGGTCACGGGCGCCGCCGAACCGCTGGACGCACCGCCCTACGTCGCCGCCCTCACCCCGGTCGCGAACATCGCGGTCGGCGAGGAGACCCCGTGGGGTGTCGCGGCGGAGCTGGCCCGGCTGCTGCCCGGCACCGCGACGGACACCTACGGCGGTGAGCACGGTTCACCCGCGGCCGAGGTGCTGCGGACGGCGGGGGAGCGGCGCGTGGTCGCCGTCGTCCGCGACGCCCACCGGCACGCGTGGATGGGCGAGGCGCTGGACACGCTGGTGGCGGCGCGCCCGGACACGATCGTGGTCGAGATGGGCCTGCCGGTGGCGCCGCCCCGGGGCGCGCTCCACATCGCCACCCACGGCGCCGCACGGGTGTGCGGGGTCGCGGCGGCGGAGACGATCACGGGTACCCGCGCCGGATAG